In Sphingomonas sp. SUN019, one genomic interval encodes:
- the lysA gene encoding diaminopimelate decarboxylase — translation MDHFTLIDGALHCERVPLARIAADVGTPVYVYSTATLQRHARVFREGLADAGPVHLAYAIKANPNIGVLNVLAREGYGADVVSGGELSRALAVGMAAADVVFSGVGKTDAELVAALEARIGQFNLELEEEGVVLAALAAARGLRAPAVLRVNPDVDAGTHAKISTGKRDNKFGVPIHEAPAMFARLSKLDGLDLKGVAIHIGSQLADLSPLEAAYKRVGELVAELRAAGHVIRRVDLGGGLGVPYRDSDVIPSPADFGAMVARTTKGWDVELMFEPGRVIAGNAGVLLTAVIWVKPGVTNPYVIVDAAMNDLARPAMYDAWHDFRAVLPTGERMLANIAGPVCETGDTFAMDREIDVVKRGDLGIFRTAGAYGATMASTYNSRALVPEVLVDGDRFAVVADRIPAETILAAERVPDWL, via the coding sequence ATGGATCATTTCACGCTGATCGACGGCGCGCTGCATTGCGAGCGCGTGCCACTGGCCCGGATCGCCGCCGACGTCGGCACGCCGGTCTATGTCTATTCGACCGCCACGCTGCAGCGCCACGCGCGGGTGTTTCGCGAAGGGCTGGCGGATGCCGGGCCGGTGCATCTGGCCTATGCGATCAAGGCCAATCCCAACATTGGCGTGCTGAACGTGCTGGCGCGGGAGGGTTACGGCGCGGACGTGGTGTCGGGCGGCGAGCTGTCGCGCGCGCTGGCGGTGGGGATGGCGGCGGCGGACGTGGTGTTTTCCGGCGTGGGCAAGACCGATGCCGAGCTCGTCGCCGCGCTGGAGGCGAGGATCGGGCAGTTCAATCTGGAGCTGGAGGAAGAGGGCGTCGTGCTGGCCGCCCTGGCGGCGGCGCGGGGTTTACGCGCGCCTGCAGTGTTGCGGGTCAACCCGGACGTCGACGCGGGAACCCACGCGAAAATTTCGACCGGCAAGCGCGACAACAAGTTCGGTGTGCCGATCCACGAGGCGCCCGCGATGTTCGCGCGGCTGTCGAAACTGGACGGTCTGGACCTGAAGGGCGTGGCGATCCACATCGGGAGTCAGCTGGCCGACCTGTCTCCGCTGGAGGCCGCGTACAAAAGGGTCGGCGAACTGGTGGCGGAACTGCGCGCGGCGGGGCATGTCATCCGCCGCGTCGATCTGGGCGGCGGGCTGGGTGTGCCGTACCGCGACAGCGACGTCATTCCCTCACCGGCCGATTTCGGCGCGATGGTGGCGCGCACGACGAAGGGCTGGGACGTCGAATTGATGTTCGAACCCGGCCGCGTGATCGCGGGCAATGCGGGCGTTTTGCTGACGGCGGTGATCTGGGTGAAGCCGGGGGTCACCAATCCGTACGTGATCGTCGATGCGGCGATGAACGATCTGGCACGGCCCGCGATGTACGATGCGTGGCATGATTTCCGAGCGGTGCTGCCGACGGGCGAGCGGATGCTGGCCAACATCGCCGGGCCGGTGTGCGAAACGGGCGACACGTTCGCGATGGACCGCGAGATCGACGTGGTGAAGCGCGGCGACCTGGGCATCTTCCGCACCGCGGGCGCCTATGGCGCGACGATGGCGTCAACGTACAATTCGCGCGCGCTGGTGCCCGAGGTGCTGGTCGATGGCGACCGTTTCGCGGTGGTGGCGGACCGGATACCGGCGGAGACGATCCTGGCGGCCGAGCGGGTGCCGGACTGGTTGTGA
- a CDS encoding bifunctional precorrin-2 dehydrogenase/sirohydrochlorin ferrochelatase translates to MTLHSLPLFVRLEGRPVILLGEGSAAEAKRRLLERAGAVIVGEDAQAALAIVALDAPEEAVARLRGRGVLVNAVDRPDLCDFTLPAIVDRDPVLVAIGTGGVSAGLAAALRQRLEAMLPVGLGALAEALFASRRAIKGQWPDAAARRRALADAMRAGGALDLLAEARADESRAPISAKSVTEGVAPQSGSLQLGPGRRRGGAQERVEDWIAAAGDARGSEVVRISLHSADPDELTLRQARALANADRVTHRADVPRAILDRARADADRFETDAPPIDPSPGLTVDVEMSAATTSARV, encoded by the coding sequence GTGACACTCCACAGCCTGCCCCTGTTCGTGCGGCTGGAGGGACGGCCGGTGATCCTGCTGGGCGAAGGGAGTGCGGCGGAGGCGAAGCGGCGGTTGCTGGAGCGCGCGGGGGCGGTGATCGTCGGAGAGGACGCGCAGGCCGCGCTGGCGATCGTGGCGCTGGATGCGCCGGAGGAGGCGGTGGCGCGGCTGCGCGGGCGGGGCGTGCTGGTCAATGCGGTGGATCGGCCCGATCTGTGCGACTTTACGCTGCCGGCGATCGTCGATCGCGATCCGGTGCTGGTGGCCATCGGGACGGGGGGCGTGTCGGCGGGGCTGGCGGCGGCGCTCAGGCAGCGGCTGGAGGCGATGCTGCCGGTGGGGCTGGGGGCGTTGGCGGAGGCGCTATTTGCGAGTCGCAGGGCGATCAAGGGGCAATGGCCCGATGCGGCGGCGCGGCGGCGGGCTTTGGCCGATGCGATGCGGGCGGGGGGAGCGTTGGATTTGTTGGCGGAGGCCCGCGCCGACGAAAGCCGGGCCCCGATTTCGGCGAAGTCGGTAACTGAGGGTGTCGCTCCCCAATCTGGCTCCTTGCAACTGGGCCCCGGCCGTCGCCGGGGTGGAGCTCAAGAGAGGGTGGAGGACTGGATCGCGGCCGCGGGCGATGCTCGCGGGTCGGAGGTCGTCCGTATCAGTCTTCACTCCGCCGACCCCGACGAGCTGACGCTGCGGCAGGCGCGGGCGCTGGCCAATGCGGACCGGGTGACGCACCGCGCCGACGTGCCGCGCGCGATCCTAGATCGGGCGCGGGCGGATGCCGATCGATTTGAGACAGATGCGCCGCCGATCGACCCATCGCCGGGCCTGACCGTGGATGTGGAGATGAGTGCGGCTACAACCAGCGCGCGCGTTTGA
- a CDS encoding magnesium and cobalt transport protein CorA, whose amino-acid sequence MTVVAAYLYRNGERVREVSIDEKVDCPADKSEFVWIGICDPTPEEMQTLKEQYGLHPLAIEDAVNANQLPKIDVYGDQLFVVARTATLDGDRIDYGETAIFVGHSHIISVRHGSVRSHKALRDQLEAAPTLLVHGVDYVLHAILDYIVDGYLPIVDAIEDNVLAMEQQTLDAFLSRDDVTRIFTLRRQLTKFQRVLGPMAEVAGKLVRLDLPCVDPETRPYFSDVLDHVRRVQTMVDGLLQVLTSVFEFSNLLEQQRTGAITRQLAAWAAILAVPTAIAGIYGMNFEHMPELRTRYGYFVVLAVIATVCTALYVRFKRARWL is encoded by the coding sequence ATGACCGTCGTAGCCGCCTATCTCTACCGCAACGGCGAACGCGTTCGCGAGGTGTCGATCGACGAAAAGGTCGATTGCCCGGCCGACAAATCGGAGTTCGTGTGGATCGGCATCTGCGATCCGACGCCCGAGGAGATGCAGACGCTGAAGGAGCAATATGGCCTGCATCCGCTCGCGATCGAGGATGCCGTCAACGCCAACCAATTGCCCAAGATCGACGTCTACGGCGACCAGTTGTTCGTCGTCGCGCGCACTGCGACGCTCGACGGCGACAGAATCGACTATGGCGAGACCGCGATCTTCGTCGGCCACAGCCATATCATCAGCGTGCGCCACGGCTCGGTCCGGTCGCACAAGGCGCTGCGCGACCAGCTTGAGGCTGCGCCGACGTTGCTCGTGCACGGCGTGGATTACGTGCTCCACGCGATCCTCGATTACATCGTCGACGGCTATCTGCCGATCGTCGACGCGATCGAGGATAACGTGTTGGCGATGGAGCAGCAGACGCTTGATGCGTTTCTGTCGCGCGACGACGTGACGCGCATCTTCACATTGCGTCGCCAACTCACCAAGTTCCAGCGCGTGCTGGGGCCGATGGCCGAGGTTGCGGGCAAGCTCGTCCGGCTCGACCTGCCCTGCGTCGATCCCGAAACGCGGCCGTATTTCAGCGACGTGCTGGATCACGTCCGCCGCGTGCAGACGATGGTCGACGGGCTGCTGCAGGTGCTGACGTCGGTGTTCGAATTCAGCAACCTGCTGGAACAGCAACGCACCGGCGCGATCACCCGTCAGCTTGCGGCGTGGGCGGCGATCCTCGCGGTCCCCACCGCGATTGCGGGCATCTACGGCATGAATTTCGAACACATGCCCGAACTACGGACGCGCTACGGATACTTCGTCGTGCTGGCGGTCATCGCGACCGTCTGCACCGCACTCTACGTCCGCTTCAAACGCGCGCGCTGGTTGTAG
- a CDS encoding flagellar protein FliS — translation MAYASALLRNPAQTYREIDLAGRTANADGPALVQLLYEELIQALRVAAWAAERKQFATKSERVTRATAILFALEAGLDFEKGGDVSTTLARLYAGARRQVIDASLGQDGAPFRSVADTFEEIGAAWRTARAA, via the coding sequence GTGGCGTATGCGTCCGCGCTGTTGCGCAACCCCGCCCAGACGTATCGCGAGATCGACCTCGCCGGCCGCACCGCGAATGCGGACGGCCCGGCGCTGGTGCAATTGCTGTACGAGGAACTGATCCAGGCGCTGCGCGTCGCCGCCTGGGCCGCCGAACGAAAGCAATTCGCCACCAAGAGCGAACGCGTCACCCGCGCCACCGCGATCCTGTTCGCGCTGGAGGCGGGGCTGGATTTCGAGAAAGGCGGCGACGTATCGACGACGCTGGCGCGGCTCTACGCAGGCGCACGGCGGCAGGTGATCGACGCGAGCCTCGGCCAGGATGGCGCGCCGTTCCGATCGGTCGCCGATACGTTCGAGGAAATCGGCGCAGCGTGGCGGACGGCGCGCGCGGCGTAG
- the fliD gene encoding flagellar filament capping protein FliD has translation MVTTTGTTSTTSTANVTSAAAQSLLTSLDAGSGVDTDSLVKGLVEAQFAAKNAALTARSEKLTSQISGVSTLKNTITDFAAALENLAKGGTLASQPVSSAPGVLSVSALGGAKLSGFTASVRVDRLATAQTAVSRTPVASKDAAIGTGTFTLQLGTATYNPDGSMASLAAGSSAAMTIDITSANNSLTGMAAAINARKAGVTASVVTDANGDAYLSLKGATGTAQAFTLQATSDPGGTLSAFNVGPGGGLAITSQSGNAQLVVDGVAVERASNSISDLVDGVKLELSGVSTTPVSLSSTTPTAALSSAVNDFVATYNEVMAIIQEQTDPITGVLRGDSGAQNFLRQMKALTLKPLLTGAADGTPKTLADLGVGTTRTGTLSVNADTLVAAIKNNPASIEAMFAITSDGNGLIGALNSVKLNATSTLYGLGASSVRFTAAQSELAEQKDKIADQSTNMSDRLTQQFASMNAKVAAYKSTQTFLENQIKAWNNSDN, from the coding sequence ATGGTAACGACCACCGGCACCACCAGCACGACCTCCACCGCCAACGTGACGAGCGCGGCGGCGCAGTCGCTGCTGACCTCGCTCGACGCAGGCTCGGGCGTCGACACCGACTCGCTCGTCAAGGGACTGGTCGAGGCGCAGTTCGCGGCCAAGAACGCCGCGCTCACCGCCAGATCCGAAAAGCTGACCTCGCAGATCTCGGGCGTCTCGACGCTGAAGAACACCATCACCGATTTCGCCGCCGCGCTGGAAAACCTCGCGAAGGGCGGCACGCTCGCGTCGCAACCGGTCAGCTCCGCGCCCGGCGTGCTGTCGGTCAGCGCGCTCGGCGGCGCAAAACTGTCGGGCTTCACCGCCAGCGTCCGCGTCGACCGCCTCGCGACCGCACAGACCGCGGTTAGCCGCACCCCGGTCGCCAGTAAGGACGCCGCGATCGGCACCGGCACCTTCACGCTGCAACTCGGCACCGCGACCTACAATCCCGACGGCAGCATGGCCTCGCTCGCCGCCGGCAGCAGCGCCGCCATGACGATCGACATCACGTCCGCCAACAATTCGCTGACCGGCATGGCCGCCGCGATCAACGCCAGGAAAGCGGGCGTCACCGCCTCCGTCGTCACCGACGCCAACGGCGACGCCTATCTCTCGCTGAAGGGCGCGACCGGCACCGCCCAAGCGTTCACGCTGCAGGCGACCAGCGACCCCGGCGGCACGCTGTCCGCGTTCAACGTCGGCCCCGGCGGCGGACTCGCGATCACGTCGCAGTCGGGCAATGCCCAATTGGTCGTCGACGGCGTCGCGGTCGAACGCGCGTCAAACTCGATCAGCGACCTGGTCGACGGCGTGAAGCTCGAACTATCGGGCGTCTCCACCACGCCGGTTTCGCTCTCCTCGACCACGCCCACCGCCGCGCTCTCGTCGGCCGTGAATGATTTCGTCGCCACCTATAACGAGGTGATGGCGATCATCCAGGAACAGACCGATCCGATCACCGGCGTGCTGCGCGGCGATTCGGGCGCGCAGAATTTCCTGCGCCAGATGAAGGCGCTGACGCTGAAGCCGTTGCTGACGGGCGCAGCGGACGGCACGCCGAAGACGCTCGCCGACCTCGGCGTCGGCACGACCCGCACCGGCACGCTTAGCGTCAATGCGGATACGCTCGTCGCCGCGATCAAGAACAACCCCGCCTCGATCGAGGCGATGTTCGCCATCACCTCGGACGGAAACGGCCTGATCGGTGCGCTGAATTCGGTGAAGCTGAACGCCACCAGCACGCTCTACGGCCTCGGCGCATCGTCGGTCCGCTTCACCGCGGCGCAAAGCGAGCTGGCCGAACAGAAGGACAAGATCGCCGATCAATCGACCAACATGTCCGATCGCCTGACCCAGCAATTCGCCTCGATGAACGCGAAGGTCGCCGCCTACAAATCCACCCAGACCTTCCTGGAAAACCAGATCAAGGCCTGGAACAACTCGGACAATTGA
- the flhB gene encoding flagellar type III secretion system protein FlhB, producing MADEFGEKTEAPTSKRRKDATDKGDVLKSREFATALVVLAGVCWLAFFGPALVSACKGVMAASFQFGRGDVEDFQPWRPLAEAGWRLLPSLATLFAITVCAAILSQAGLGSLRFNAKLLAPKTNRVNPASGLKRIFGMNGWVELGKSILKVVLLGSIGTWLLWKASGATLALASADLPAALDSLGGTLTHILIVMALGLVAIAGFDVPMQLFQLFKKLRMTKQEVKDENKESEGNPELKGHIRAKQRAVLSRGMRKSVAEAHVVLTNPTHFAVALRYDRGRDQVPVVVAKGRGATALAIREAAGEMAVPILEYPTLARAVYYTSREGQEVRDDLYLAIATVLAFVFGLNAAAGGTAPAPIIDVPKTARFDEHGVNQG from the coding sequence ATGGCGGACGAATTCGGCGAAAAGACAGAAGCCCCAACCTCCAAGCGTCGCAAGGACGCGACCGACAAGGGCGACGTCCTCAAATCCCGCGAATTCGCGACCGCGCTCGTCGTGCTCGCGGGCGTCTGCTGGCTCGCCTTCTTCGGCCCCGCCTTGGTCTCCGCGTGCAAAGGCGTGATGGCCGCCAGCTTCCAGTTCGGCCGCGGAGATGTCGAGGATTTCCAGCCGTGGCGTCCGCTCGCCGAGGCCGGATGGCGTCTGCTCCCCAGCCTCGCCACCTTGTTCGCCATCACCGTCTGCGCGGCGATCCTCAGCCAGGCCGGTCTCGGCTCGCTGCGCTTCAACGCCAAGCTGCTCGCGCCCAAGACCAATCGCGTGAACCCCGCCTCGGGCCTCAAACGCATCTTCGGCATGAACGGCTGGGTCGAACTCGGCAAATCGATCCTCAAGGTCGTCTTGCTCGGCTCGATCGGCACATGGCTGCTGTGGAAGGCGTCGGGCGCGACGCTCGCGCTCGCTTCCGCCGATCTCCCCGCCGCACTCGATTCATTGGGCGGCACGCTGACGCATATCCTGATCGTGATGGCTTTGGGCCTCGTCGCGATCGCCGGCTTCGACGTACCGATGCAGCTGTTCCAGCTGTTCAAGAAACTCCGCATGACGAAGCAGGAGGTGAAGGACGAGAACAAGGAGAGCGAAGGCAATCCCGAACTGAAGGGCCACATCCGCGCGAAGCAGCGCGCCGTCCTCAGCCGCGGTATGCGCAAATCGGTCGCCGAGGCGCACGTCGTCCTCACCAACCCGACACATTTCGCGGTGGCGCTCCGCTACGATCGCGGACGCGACCAGGTGCCCGTCGTCGTCGCCAAGGGCCGCGGCGCGACCGCGCTCGCCATTCGCGAAGCCGCGGGCGAGATGGCGGTCCCGATCCTCGAATATCCCACCCTCGCCCGCGCGGTCTATTACACTAGCCGCGAAGGGCAGGAGGTCCGCGACGACCTCTACCTCGCGATCGCCACCGTACTCGCTTTCGTCTTCGGCCTGAACGCCGCGGCGGGCGGCACCGCGCCCGCCCCGATCATCGACGTGCCGAAAACCGCACGCTTCGACGAACATGGTGTGAATCAGGGGTAA
- the fliR gene encoding flagellar biosynthetic protein FliR: MLGFGLSIEPQIWALVFVMIRVGAAFVAAPVFGNVSVPLPVRVTLSGAIGVLVLGSNNIMPPPQVFAFATFLAIAAEALVGLALGFILQIAFAAPLIAGEIIGGSMGLGFANMIDPNSGRASPAIGQFLSILMTLLFLSLDGHLVLVDMILKSYVALPPGAAWMSAGQLRDIALFGGYAFLAGLLLALPVGFLLLCLNLIVGMISRSAPALNLFSIGLPASLAVGVIALAIAFPAMGDYMLVIVRETLAATQSLVLG; this comes from the coding sequence ATGCTAGGCTTCGGCCTCTCGATCGAGCCCCAGATCTGGGCGCTGGTGTTCGTGATGATCCGCGTCGGCGCGGCGTTCGTCGCCGCGCCGGTGTTCGGCAACGTGTCGGTCCCGCTCCCCGTCCGCGTCACCTTGTCGGGGGCGATCGGCGTGCTGGTGCTGGGCAGCAACAATATCATGCCGCCGCCGCAGGTATTCGCGTTCGCCACCTTCCTCGCCATCGCCGCCGAAGCATTGGTCGGCCTCGCATTGGGCTTCATCCTCCAGATCGCGTTCGCCGCGCCGCTGATCGCGGGTGAGATCATCGGCGGATCGATGGGCCTCGGCTTCGCCAACATGATCGACCCCAACAGCGGTCGCGCGTCGCCCGCGATCGGCCAGTTCCTCTCGATCCTGATGACCTTGCTGTTCCTGTCGCTCGACGGCCATCTCGTCCTCGTCGACATGATCCTGAAAAGCTACGTCGCGCTCCCGCCGGGGGCCGCGTGGATGAGCGCGGGGCAGCTTCGCGACATCGCATTGTTCGGCGGCTACGCCTTCCTCGCCGGACTGCTGCTCGCGCTGCCGGTCGGGTTCCTGCTGCTCTGCCTCAACCTGATCGTCGGCATGATCTCGCGCTCGGCCCCAGCGCTAAACCTCTTCTCGATCGGCCTCCCCGCCAGCCTCGCGGTCGGCGTGATCGCCCTGGCGATCGCCTTCCCCGCGATGGGCGACTACATGCTCGTCATCGTCCGTGAGACGCTCGCCGCCACGCAAAGCCTGGTGCTCGGCTGA
- the fliQ gene encoding flagellar biosynthesis protein FliQ, translated as MNPVVDADYFLTVANQTMWVLALAAAPILIPALVSGLILGMIQAATSIQEQTLSFVPKLVVVAVSIMVFGALILGLLSDFTVDIFSRIPDLVR; from the coding sequence ATGAACCCCGTCGTCGACGCCGATTATTTCCTGACCGTCGCCAATCAGACGATGTGGGTGCTGGCGCTCGCCGCGGCGCCGATCCTGATCCCGGCGCTCGTCTCCGGCCTGATCCTCGGCATGATCCAGGCCGCGACCTCGATCCAGGAACAGACCCTGTCGTTCGTTCCGAAGCTCGTCGTGGTCGCGGTATCGATCATGGTGTTCGGCGCGCTGATCCTGGGGCTGCTGAGCGACTTCACCGTCGACATATTCAGCCGCATCCCGGACTTGGTACGGTGA
- the fliP gene encoding flagellar type III secretion system pore protein FliP (The bacterial flagellar biogenesis protein FliP forms a type III secretion system (T3SS)-type pore required for flagellar assembly.): protein MSVTRTGNGPALIADRHDVAAPAHGGGGKLLLVLLALIVALFVAMPAFAQVAPAAVPPVPGAGDAVDRALGQLGGGQNGSGSLSLSLQVLIIMGLLSILPGIILMMTSFTRIIIVLAILRQALGLQQTPPNQVLIGLSLFLSFFVMAPVITQINTTAIQPYSAGQIGGTDMIKTAGAPLHAFMTKQTRVKDLTMFAQMAKSGPYTSPKDVPYSVLLPAFVTSELKTAFQIGFLVFLPFIVIDLVVATVLMSLGMMMMSPTIISLPFKLLLFVLVDGWALTMGSLANSFAT, encoded by the coding sequence GTGAGCGTCACCCGCACCGGCAACGGCCCTGCGCTGATCGCGGATCGTCATGACGTCGCAGCGCCCGCGCATGGCGGCGGGGGCAAGCTCCTTCTCGTCCTGCTCGCCCTTATCGTCGCGCTCTTTGTCGCAATGCCCGCGTTCGCGCAGGTAGCCCCCGCCGCCGTCCCGCCCGTCCCCGGCGCAGGCGACGCGGTCGATCGCGCGCTGGGGCAACTCGGCGGCGGCCAGAACGGCTCCGGCTCGCTGTCGCTCAGCTTGCAAGTCCTCATCATCATGGGGCTGCTGTCGATCCTGCCCGGAATCATCCTGATGATGACCAGCTTCACGCGGATCATCATCGTACTCGCGATCCTGCGTCAGGCGCTGGGCCTGCAGCAGACCCCGCCGAACCAGGTGCTGATCGGCCTGTCGCTGTTCCTGTCGTTCTTCGTGATGGCCCCGGTCATCACCCAGATCAACACGACCGCGATCCAGCCCTATTCGGCCGGGCAGATCGGCGGCACCGACATGATCAAGACCGCGGGCGCGCCGCTCCACGCCTTCATGACCAAACAGACCCGCGTGAAGGATCTGACGATGTTCGCGCAGATGGCGAAATCCGGGCCGTACACATCGCCCAAGGACGTGCCCTATTCGGTCCTCCTCCCCGCCTTCGTCACCAGCGAATTGAAGACCGCGTTCCAGATCGGTTTCCTCGTGTTCCTGCCGTTCATCGTCATCGACCTCGTCGTCGCGACCGTCCTCATGTCGCTCGGCATGATGATGATGTCGCCCACCATCATCTCGCTCCCGTTCAAGCTGCTGCTGTTCGTCCTCGTCGACGGCTGGGCGCTGACCATGGGCAGTTTGGCCAACAGTTTCGCAACCTGA
- a CDS encoding flagellar biosynthetic protein FliO yields the protein MMWSYILKLIVLLPLVCGLMIGCLYLWRRLESRMPGKPTSRMIAVKETMMISPGLRLAVIDFEGKRLLVSVGRGGVALIDKSDAL from the coding sequence ATGATGTGGTCCTACATCCTCAAGCTCATCGTCCTGCTCCCGCTCGTCTGCGGGCTGATGATCGGTTGCCTGTATCTGTGGCGGCGGCTGGAAAGCCGGATGCCGGGCAAGCCGACCTCGCGCATGATCGCGGTCAAGGAAACGATGATGATCTCGCCCGGCCTGCGCCTCGCGGTGATCGATTTCGAAGGCAAGCGCCTGCTCGTCTCGGTCGGGCGCGGCGGCGTGGCGCTGATCGACAAGAGTGACGCGCTGTGA
- the fliN gene encoding flagellar motor switch protein FliN, which translates to MNDMTGAFPVDGAVAANFRLLQDVDVKLTVEIGSTQLTLRELLALGESSVIELDRQANELLDVFVNGTLIGRGEVVTVGDRFGVRMTELVNPDKAPAAARG; encoded by the coding sequence ATGAACGACATGACCGGCGCTTTCCCGGTCGATGGTGCTGTCGCGGCCAATTTCCGGCTACTGCAGGACGTCGATGTAAAGCTGACCGTAGAGATCGGCTCGACCCAGCTGACACTGCGCGAACTGCTCGCGCTCGGCGAATCGAGCGTGATCGAACTAGACCGTCAGGCCAACGAACTGCTCGACGTGTTCGTCAACGGCACGCTGATCGGCCGCGGCGAGGTGGTCACCGTCGGCGACCGTTTCGGGGTACGGATGACCGAGCTGGTCAATCCGGACAAAGCACCAGCAGCAGCGCGCGGCTGA
- a CDS encoding flagellar motor switch protein FliM — translation MVNTPATPASATTPDTSDRRERGRVDLVQPGGLGVAKLNPFGDLHTLQHLSARLARGLRAVFEPLVREEVRAWAEPLVVQRFADYRAERPDKLTAWLPLGMDDRAALCVIDGKFVLELLDLFFGGNGAAPHDMPTEFSPAAEAMVTRLGAMIADPLTTAWEPLARVAFSVGHVESNPSMLQSIDGEDAMIVTRFGIARGAAKPVFLDLVYPVTALKPHGTALTGKVVAKAVEQDGAWRTALTRAAMGVKFPVRSVLAEPVISLAVLMNLKPGDVIPVSFGDDIPVMVGGDRLGTGTVGTSNGHAAIRLSKLASLEGLNP, via the coding sequence ATGGTTAACACGCCCGCAACCCCGGCTTCAGCCACCACCCCGGACACGTCGGATCGGCGTGAGCGCGGCCGCGTCGATCTCGTCCAGCCGGGCGGGCTCGGGGTGGCGAAGCTCAACCCGTTCGGCGATCTGCACACGCTGCAGCATCTGTCCGCGCGGCTCGCGCGGGGGTTGCGCGCGGTGTTCGAACCGTTGGTGCGCGAAGAGGTCCGCGCCTGGGCCGAGCCGCTCGTCGTCCAGCGCTTCGCCGACTACCGCGCCGAACGCCCCGACAAGCTCACCGCCTGGCTGCCGCTCGGCATGGACGATCGCGCCGCGCTCTGCGTGATCGACGGGAAATTCGTGCTCGAACTGCTCGACCTGTTCTTCGGCGGCAACGGTGCCGCCCCGCACGACATGCCGACCGAATTCTCTCCCGCGGCAGAGGCGATGGTGACGCGGCTGGGCGCGATGATCGCCGACCCGCTGACCACCGCCTGGGAGCCGCTGGCGCGCGTCGCCTTCTCGGTCGGGCACGTCGAATCGAACCCGTCGATGCTGCAGTCGATCGATGGCGAGGACGCGATGATCGTCACGCGCTTCGGCATCGCACGCGGCGCGGCGAAGCCCGTCTTCCTCGATCTGGTCTATCCCGTCACCGCGCTGAAACCGCACGGCACCGCGCTGACCGGCAAGGTTGTCGCGAAAGCGGTCGAACAGGACGGCGCATGGCGCACCGCGCTGACCCGCGCCGCGATGGGCGTGAAGTTCCCGGTCCGCTCGGTGCTCGCCGAACCCGTTATCAGCCTCGCCGTGCTGATGAACCTGAAGCCCGGTGACGTGATCCCGGTCAGCTTCGGGGATGACATTCCGGTGATGGTCGGCGGCGACCGGCTCGGCACCGGCACCGTCGGCACTTCGAACGGCCACGCCGCGATCCGCCTTTCCAAACTCGCCTCGCTCGAAGGACTGAATCCATGA
- the fliL gene encoding flagellar basal body-associated protein FliL encodes MSDNTETATPEPKKKKGKMGKIIVLALGLLVLVGGGVGAGLYAAGSGLVGGGVHAEEEDKPKLVPKSEQKRAGEDGEASGGGHEEAAPAEDHGKPTPKGEGGEKYASNYYAMEKEFTANLQDSVHYIQVGVAIATPYDDTVVQNIKTNDIAIRSAILMALGDTTEDQVFTSDGKKALQKRLAVAINETLKEKEGFGGVGNVYFTNFVVQ; translated from the coding sequence ATGAGCGACAACACCGAAACGGCGACGCCCGAGCCGAAGAAGAAAAAGGGCAAGATGGGCAAGATCATCGTGCTCGCGCTGGGCCTGCTGGTGCTGGTCGGCGGCGGCGTCGGCGCGGGCCTGTACGCCGCGGGTTCCGGCTTGGTCGGCGGCGGCGTGCACGCCGAGGAGGAGGACAAGCCGAAACTGGTCCCGAAAAGCGAACAGAAGCGCGCCGGCGAAGATGGCGAAGCGTCGGGCGGCGGCCACGAGGAAGCCGCGCCCGCCGAAGACCACGGCAAGCCCACGCCCAAAGGCGAAGGCGGCGAGAAATACGCCTCCAATTACTACGCCATGGAGAAGGAATTCACCGCCAATCTGCAGGATTCGGTGCATTACATCCAGGTCGGCGTCGCCATCGCGACGCCGTACGACGACACCGTCGTCCAGAACATCAAGACCAACGACATCGCGATTCGCTCGGCGATCCTGATGGCGCTCGGCGACACGACCGAGGATCAGGTCTTCACCTCCGACGGCAAGAAGGCGCTGCAGAAGCGCCTAGCGGTCGCGATCAACGAAACGCTGAAGGAAAAGGAAGGCTTTGGCGGCGTTGGTAACGTCTACTTTACCAATTTTGTTGTTCAGTGA